The following are from one region of the Methanospirillum hungatei genome:
- a CDS encoding AAA family ATPase produces MPPPKLPIRIQSFSEMRTGGYAYVDKTWFISYMVAKGKYYFLSRPKPFGKSLFIDSLDCTFSGRKEFFSGLYLDSPEAEWDFTITYPVLRIDFAGGALSHISDLIIRLTSIIDKWEEYYAIEKSFGDPGDRLLSLIPKNIKKPGKQVVILIDEDDRPTLDNIANINLMQGMRDLVFLFRIMKTIG; encoded by the coding sequence ATGCCCCCTCCAAAGCTTCCAATTCGAATCCAGTCATTTTCAGAGATGAGAACCGGAGGATATGCATATGTCGATAAAACCTGGTTTATCTCATATATGGTCGCAAAAGGGAAATATTATTTTCTTTCCCGCCCAAAACCGTTTGGAAAAAGTCTCTTTATCGATTCGCTTGATTGTACATTTTCCGGAAGAAAAGAATTCTTCTCCGGGCTATACCTCGATTCCCCTGAAGCAGAATGGGACTTTACAATAACATATCCAGTCCTTCGGATTGATTTTGCAGGAGGGGCACTGAGTCATATCTCTGATCTTATCATTAGATTGACCAGCATTATTGACAAGTGGGAAGAATACTATGCGATAGAGAAAAGCTTTGGAGATCCTGGAGATCGACTGCTCTCGCTTATACCAAAAAATATAAAAAAACCCGGAAAACAGGTAGTTATTCTCATCGATGAGGACGACAGACCGACTCTTGATAATATAGCGAATATCAACCTCATGCAGGGAATGAGAGATCTGGTTTTCCTTTTTCGGATCATGAAAACAATTGGATGA
- a CDS encoding KilA-N domain-containing protein, with amino-acid sequence MAKITVLDKEITLYIQNEEDYICITDIAKYKDPERSDDIIRNWIRNRNTIEFLGIWEQLNNPNFNPVEFDGFRKQAGLNSFTLTSKQWIERTGAIGLISKAGRYGGTYAHKDIAFEFASWISVEFKLYLIKEFQRLKEEEQKQLGWDIRRNLAKINYRIHTDAIKENLIPIELSKKQINQVYASEEDLLNMALFGITAKDWREANPDKKGNIRDYADISQLVCLSNLENLNAHFISDNLPQSERLLKLNKIAIHQMKLLTEESGVKQIGGK; translated from the coding sequence ATGGCAAAAATCACCGTCCTTGATAAAGAGATCACTCTCTATATCCAGAATGAAGAGGATTACATCTGCATCACTGATATTGCCAAGTACAAGGATCCAGAACGAAGCGATGACATCATCCGTAATTGGATTCGAAACCGGAATACAATAGAATTTCTTGGAATATGGGAACAACTGAACAACCCAAATTTTAATCCCGTCGAATTCGACGGGTTTAGAAAACAGGCAGGACTCAACAGTTTCACATTAACATCGAAACAATGGATTGAAAGAACGGGAGCAATAGGACTCATTTCCAAAGCGGGAAGATATGGGGGAACCTATGCTCACAAAGATATCGCCTTTGAATTTGCCTCCTGGATATCAGTAGAATTCAAACTCTATCTCATCAAAGAGTTCCAACGGCTCAAAGAAGAGGAACAAAAACAACTTGGATGGGATATCCGGAGAAACCTTGCCAAGATTAATTACCGGATTCATACCGATGCAATCAAGGAAAATCTTATCCCGATTGAACTCTCGAAAAAGCAGATAAACCAAGTATATGCTTCAGAAGAAGACCTCCTCAACATGGCACTCTTCGGGATAACCGCAAAGGACTGGCGGGAGGCGAACCCGGATAAGAAGGGAAACATACGGGATTATGCTGACATCTCTCAACTCGTCTGTCTCTCAAACCTAGAAAACCTCAATGCTCATTTTATTAGCGATAACCTCCCCCAGAGCGAACGACTCTTAAAACTCAACAAAATTGCCATACATCAGATGAAACTCCTCACCGAAGAATCTGGCGTGAAACAAATCGGAGGTAAATAA
- a CDS encoding STAS-like domain-containing protein, with protein MNIKVITLTGEHCISVDDGQKIFDLVHPVLEKGEDVTLDFTDIHICASPFFNTAIGQLLKDIPIEQLQGHLKFVNLSPYGNQVAKKVISNAKEYYSNPSLQKAIDDTLLGIAESA; from the coding sequence ATGAATATTAAAGTTATTACCCTTACCGGTGAACACTGTATTTCGGTGGATGATGGGCAAAAAATATTTGATCTAGTCCATCCGGTCCTTGAAAAGGGAGAAGACGTTACGCTTGACTTCACAGATATTCATATCTGTGCATCACCTTTCTTTAATACCGCAATAGGACAGTTGCTCAAAGATATTCCAATTGAGCAGTTACAGGGCCATTTGAAATTTGTCAATCTTTCACCGTATGGGAACCAGGTGGCAAAGAAAGTTATTTCGAATGCTAAGGAGTATTATTCGAATCCAAGTCTGCAAAAGGCAATTGATGACACTCTTCTAGGGATTGCGGAGAGTGCGTGA
- a CDS encoding site-specific DNA-methyltransferase, protein MKLTDNEIRDINRYLESGKPLPDSYRFILFDEKREVELVWNGKTNEVSTAVLPFQIIEQIDEPRKEKDTKIQQTLFDLDDRGRQIKGWTNKLIWGDNKLILSSLKNGPLREEIEKQGGIKLIYIDPPFDVGADFSMSIEIGDESFIKQPGILEEIAYRDTWGRGADSFISMIYERLVLMRDLLAEDGSIYVHCDWRVNSLIRLVLDEVFGKNNFKNQIVWQRFNFHADSKRYGIVVDEILFYSFSDKFIWNPLSAPIKESYISSHFRNQDPDGRKYKMADILAKGQGPARKFGDRILEPPAGTHWRFSQEKIDELIAVGKITFSKTGRPAVKLYLDEKEGSAIHCLWTDIPPVNPMAAERIDYPTQKPEALLERIIKASSNEGDLVADFFCGSGTTLAVAEKLGRKWIGSDLGKFAIHTTRKRMIGVQREIKNSGKDFRAFEILNLGKYERQHYIGINENLRDEEKRKQLEQKEKDFVDLILHAYKAEPVANFSTFHGKKQNRLVTVGPVNLPVTRLFVEEIISECRQKRITKVDILGFEFEMGLFPSVQEEAKGKGIDLALKYIPREVFDKRAIEKNQVVFHDVSYIEVTPHIKGNSISVELSDFSVHYNQDTIANVEENLKPGGNKIVVDNGQIVKISKDKKGITTREPLTQAWTDWIDYWSVDFDFESKKEIITV, encoded by the coding sequence ATGAAACTCACCGACAACGAAATTCGAGACATCAACCGCTACCTCGAATCTGGTAAACCCCTCCCCGATTCCTACCGGTTCATCCTTTTTGATGAGAAACGAGAAGTAGAACTCGTCTGGAATGGAAAAACCAACGAAGTCTCAACCGCAGTCCTTCCCTTCCAAATCATCGAACAAATTGACGAACCCAGAAAAGAAAAAGACACCAAAATTCAACAAACCCTCTTTGACCTGGACGACCGGGGCAGACAGATCAAAGGATGGACTAACAAACTGATCTGGGGAGACAACAAACTCATCCTATCCAGCCTGAAGAATGGACCTCTTCGGGAAGAGATAGAGAAACAGGGTGGAATCAAACTCATCTATATCGATCCACCCTTCGATGTCGGGGCCGACTTCTCAATGAGTATCGAGATAGGGGATGAGAGTTTCATAAAACAACCGGGAATCCTTGAAGAAATTGCCTACCGGGATACATGGGGTCGGGGAGCGGATAGTTTCATTTCAATGATCTATGAGCGGTTAGTGCTAATGAGGGACTTGCTTGCAGAAGATGGAAGTATCTATGTTCATTGCGATTGGAGAGTAAATAGTCTTATCAGATTGGTTTTAGACGAGGTATTCGGGAAAAATAATTTTAAAAATCAGATTGTATGGCAACGATTCAATTTTCATGCAGATTCTAAACGATATGGTATTGTTGTTGATGAAATTTTATTTTATTCTTTTTCTGATAAATTCATTTGGAACCCATTATCTGCACCAATTAAAGAATCTTACATTTCAAGTCATTTTAGAAACCAAGATCCCGATGGGCGAAAATATAAAATGGCTGACATTTTAGCAAAAGGGCAGGGCCCAGCTAGGAAATTCGGAGATAGAATCCTAGAACCTCCTGCAGGTACTCACTGGAGATTTAGTCAAGAGAAAATTGATGAATTAATAGCTGTAGGGAAAATAACATTTAGCAAAACAGGCCGCCCAGCTGTGAAGTTGTATTTAGATGAAAAAGAGGGAAGTGCGATACATTGTCTATGGACTGACATTCCCCCAGTTAATCCTATGGCTGCCGAAAGAATTGATTACCCTACCCAAAAACCAGAAGCCCTCCTTGAACGAATCATCAAAGCCTCATCAAACGAAGGCGATCTCGTTGCAGACTTCTTCTGTGGTTCTGGTACTACTCTTGCAGTCGCCGAAAAACTCGGTCGAAAATGGATCGGGTCAGACCTCGGAAAGTTCGCCATTCATACTACCCGGAAACGAATGATCGGAGTCCAGCGGGAGATCAAAAACTCCGGAAAAGACTTCCGGGCATTCGAAATCCTCAACCTAGGAAAATATGAACGCCAGCATTATATCGGAATTAACGAAAACCTCCGGGACGAAGAAAAACGAAAACAACTCGAACAGAAAGAGAAAGACTTCGTCGATCTCATCCTCCACGCCTACAAAGCAGAACCAGTCGCCAACTTCTCTACCTTCCACGGAAAGAAACAAAACCGACTTGTCACTGTCGGTCCGGTCAACCTCCCCGTTACCCGGCTCTTTGTCGAAGAAATCATCTCTGAATGTAGACAGAAAAGGATCACCAAAGTCGATATCCTCGGATTCGAGTTTGAAATGGGACTCTTCCCCAGTGTCCAGGAGGAGGCCAAAGGAAAAGGAATAGACCTTGCTCTGAAATACATCCCCCGTGAAGTCTTTGATAAACGGGCAATAGAAAAGAACCAGGTCGTATTCCACGATGTCTCGTACATCGAAGTCACTCCCCATATCAAAGGCAACTCAATCTCTGTGGAGCTCTCGGACTTTTCGGTTCACTATAATCAGGATACCATAGCGAATGTGGAAGAAAACCTCAAACCCGGTGGAAATAAAATTGTTGTCGATAACGGCCAGATAGTCAAGATCTCCAAGGATAAGAAAGGCATCACCACCCGGGAGCCGCTCACACAGGCCTGGACTGACTGGATAGATTACTGGTCGGTTGATTTTGACTTTGAAAGCAAGAAAGAGATCATCACCGTCTAG
- a CDS encoding ATP-binding protein, with protein sequence MTVSLFSFSPPEKISIPTLNDHHPDFDYLFSLSKKYRDFSGHILFTFDRCLFIRHNAVAVLGGLVTHIKRNGGRVELNIPSMKRNVHTNLAQNGFLSFCGYDEPKWQGNAVSIQNFEKTDQDAIIYYLHEEWLLRSWLSISPRLLDEIVGAVWEIFTNAFEHSETQHGIFTCGQKYPILNELNLTLVDFGVGIPVNVRRYAIQKGRDIDSITSDKALQWAFTKGSSTKKGKRNAGVGLDLLKEFIRLNKGTLEFYSNDGYVFIGNDKEIYESGLPEFEGTVINLMLRCDEKYYHFSDETIDDIWA encoded by the coding sequence ATGACAGTATCATTATTTTCTTTCAGTCCCCCGGAAAAAATCTCGATACCCACATTAAACGATCATCATCCGGACTTTGATTACCTATTCTCTCTCTCAAAAAAATATCGGGATTTTTCAGGTCACATACTTTTCACATTTGATCGTTGTTTATTTATCCGTCATAATGCTGTAGCGGTTTTGGGAGGATTGGTTACTCATATTAAAAGAAATGGTGGTCGGGTTGAGCTTAACATTCCATCAATGAAGAGAAATGTTCATACAAACCTGGCCCAAAATGGATTTTTATCGTTCTGTGGATATGATGAACCGAAATGGCAAGGAAATGCTGTTTCCATTCAAAATTTTGAAAAAACTGATCAGGATGCAATTATCTATTATTTACACGAAGAGTGGCTTTTGCGATCCTGGCTCTCCATTAGTCCCCGCTTACTGGACGAGATTGTTGGGGCAGTATGGGAAATATTCACGAATGCTTTTGAGCATAGTGAAACCCAGCATGGGATATTTACCTGTGGCCAAAAGTATCCAATTCTGAATGAACTCAATCTTACCCTGGTTGATTTTGGTGTTGGTATTCCGGTCAATGTTCGAAGATACGCTATCCAAAAGGGACGTGATATTGATAGTATCACTTCCGATAAGGCATTACAATGGGCATTTACGAAAGGGAGTTCTACGAAGAAAGGGAAGAGAAATGCCGGAGTCGGTCTTGATCTCCTGAAAGAGTTCATCCGGTTAAACAAAGGAACTCTTGAGTTTTACAGTAATGATGGCTATGTCTTTATAGGAAATGACAAAGAGATCTATGAATCAGGATTACCGGAGTTTGAAGGTACAGTTATCAACCTGATGCTCCGGTGTGATGAGAAATACTATCATTTTTCAGATGAAACAATTGATGATATCTGGGCATGA
- a CDS encoding DEAD/DEAH box helicase family protein codes for MALHPDFPSDPYAILNPDIRWFPADELLRTQGYEKLLPPLVATLRKKVNAWRESGYEGASATSRALIRWWFEEPHPIPKSDGTLFNFRYYFAQREAVETIIYLYEIAQIKDKYDLLRYDSSQAISAGMFPETWNRYVIKMATGSGKTKVLSLLLAWSYYHKIYEEDSTLSRNFLVIAPNIIVLDRIRADFDGLKIFFSDPIIPDNGYEGQNWRDDFQLTLHIQDNVHITRKTGNIFLTNIHRVYDSNNREPSFEDEDMMDYFLGKKPVGATTDSKLDLGDIVRDIDELMILNDEAHHVHDEKLAWFKSIQDIHNRLLQKDGKLSMQIDVTATPRHNNGAIFVQTISDYPLVEAIHQNIVKHPVLPDSASRAKLIEKKSSKYSEKYEDYIHLGYLEWEKVFDVHEKLGKKAVLFVMTDDTKNCDEVSEYLQSKYPKLKDGVLVIHTKNNGEISESSTGKSLEELERLRKAANEVDLTENNYKAIVSVLMLKEGWDVKNVTTIVGLRAYSSKSNILPEQTLGRGLRRMYRGDDDIIETVSVIGTDAFMDFVETIRNEGVEIDRRKMGQGTEPKAPLVIEVDNENNKKDIEALDIEIPVLSPRIYREYKNLSLLNVSTFTNRKYPVIQFSEEEQREIIFRDIATEVVDHITKLDTSIAPNYQSVIGFFTQVIMKDLRLVSGYDILYGKVKEFVINGLFEEKIDINSLNILRNLSEVDVSKTLVETFKKAINELTVLNKGEAEIRDSIKISKCRPFVAKEQGYLIPKKSIFNKIIGDSELELEFANFLESCDDIISYVKNYFAVNFKIDYQNHKGEISNYYPDFIVKRNESEIYIIETKGLEDLDVPLKTERLDQWCKDVNSKNTDVTYHWLFVKDDEFRQKIPRSFQELIKRFS; via the coding sequence ATGGCACTTCATCCGGACTTTCCCAGTGATCCCTACGCAATATTAAACCCGGACATCCGGTGGTTCCCAGCTGATGAACTCCTGAGAACACAAGGATATGAAAAACTCCTCCCCCCGCTGGTTGCCACATTACGAAAAAAGGTTAATGCCTGGCGGGAAAGCGGATATGAAGGAGCAAGTGCAACCAGCCGGGCACTAATCAGGTGGTGGTTTGAAGAACCGCATCCGATCCCAAAATCAGATGGAACCCTTTTTAATTTTAGATACTATTTTGCACAACGGGAAGCCGTCGAAACCATCATCTACCTATACGAAATTGCCCAGATAAAAGACAAATACGATCTACTCCGGTATGATAGTTCACAAGCCATTTCTGCCGGAATGTTCCCTGAAACATGGAACAGGTATGTCATTAAAATGGCAACCGGGAGCGGGAAGACAAAAGTATTGAGTCTCCTCCTAGCCTGGAGTTATTACCATAAAATCTACGAAGAAGACTCTACGCTCTCACGGAACTTTCTTGTCATTGCTCCGAACATCATTGTCCTTGATAGAATACGGGCAGATTTTGATGGACTTAAAATATTCTTCTCTGATCCTATCATTCCGGATAACGGGTATGAAGGCCAGAACTGGCGTGATGATTTCCAGCTTACCCTGCATATCCAGGACAATGTCCATATCACCAGAAAAACCGGGAACATCTTCCTGACTAACATTCACCGGGTCTATGACAGTAATAACCGGGAACCATCATTCGAAGATGAAGATATGATGGATTACTTCCTTGGAAAAAAGCCAGTCGGAGCAACAACCGACTCAAAATTAGACCTGGGAGATATTGTTCGTGACATCGATGAACTCATGATACTCAACGATGAGGCCCATCACGTCCACGATGAAAAACTCGCCTGGTTTAAATCAATTCAGGATATCCATAACCGGTTGTTACAAAAAGATGGGAAACTCTCCATGCAGATAGATGTGACCGCTACCCCTCGGCACAATAATGGAGCCATTTTTGTACAAACGATATCAGACTACCCCCTCGTTGAGGCGATTCATCAGAATATCGTGAAGCATCCAGTCCTTCCGGATTCAGCAAGTAGGGCAAAACTCATCGAGAAGAAGAGTTCCAAATACTCAGAAAAATACGAGGATTATATACATCTCGGATATCTGGAATGGGAGAAAGTCTTTGACGTCCATGAAAAACTAGGAAAAAAAGCCGTCCTTTTCGTAATGACTGATGATACAAAAAACTGTGATGAAGTATCAGAATATTTGCAGTCAAAATACCCCAAATTAAAAGATGGAGTTCTTGTTATCCACACAAAAAATAACGGAGAAATCTCTGAATCCAGCACTGGAAAGTCATTAGAAGAGTTGGAACGGTTACGAAAAGCCGCCAATGAAGTTGACTTGACAGAAAATAATTACAAGGCGATTGTTTCGGTTCTGATGCTAAAAGAAGGATGGGATGTAAAAAATGTCACCACTATCGTAGGGCTCCGGGCATACAGTTCAAAGAGCAATATCCTTCCAGAACAGACTCTTGGGAGGGGCCTTCGGAGAATGTACCGGGGGGATGATGATATCATTGAAACGGTGAGTGTTATCGGAACCGACGCATTCATGGATTTTGTTGAAACTATCCGAAATGAAGGTGTTGAAATTGACCGGAGAAAGATGGGTCAAGGTACAGAACCAAAAGCCCCCCTGGTTATCGAAGTTGATAATGAGAACAATAAGAAGGATATCGAAGCATTGGACATTGAAATACCAGTCCTATCACCGAGAATATATCGTGAGTATAAAAACCTCTCACTCCTTAATGTATCCACTTTCACCAACAGAAAATATCCTGTCATTCAATTTTCAGAAGAGGAACAACGGGAAATAATCTTTCGTGATATTGCAACAGAAGTCGTAGACCATATTACAAAACTCGACACCAGTATCGCCCCAAATTATCAGAGTGTCATAGGATTTTTTACCCAGGTAATTATGAAAGACCTCCGATTGGTGAGTGGTTATGATATCTTGTATGGAAAAGTAAAAGAATTTGTAATTAATGGACTATTTGAAGAGAAAATCGACATCAATTCCCTCAACATTTTAAGAAATCTTTCAGAAGTTGATGTTTCAAAAACACTGGTCGAGACATTTAAGAAGGCCATTAATGAATTGACCGTCCTTAATAAAGGAGAAGCGGAGATTAGGGATAGTATCAAAATCAGCAAGTGTCGGCCTTTTGTTGCAAAAGAACAGGGATATTTAATTCCGAAGAAAAGTATTTTCAATAAAATCATAGGGGATAGTGAATTGGAACTTGAGTTTGCAAACTTTCTCGAAAGTTGCGATGATATCATTTCCTATGTTAAGAACTATTTCGCTGTCAATTTTAAGATCGATTACCAAAATCACAAAGGAGAGATCTCTAATTATTATCCGGATTTCATTGTGAAAAGGAATGAATCAGAGATCTATATCATTGAAACTAAAGGCCTAGAAGATCTGGATGTCCCATTGAAAACCGAACGTCTTGATCAATGGTGTAAAGATGTCAATTCAAAAAATACAGATGTCACGTATCATTGGTTATTCGTGAAAGACGATGAGTTCCGGCAAAAGATCCCCAGAAGTTTCCAAGAATTGATAAAACGATTTTCATAA
- a CDS encoding LA2681 family HEPN domain-containing protein, protein MNKHLVAIESIRRELERKCSSNNELKKMVDIRNYIAHRNFILHDIIKLDDMAYPYDPNNTPIQNPEYHMNVDEFFNLTIKAMRSIRNIIFSLSFYIQYKENTKIEGTNEYIPTMKWA, encoded by the coding sequence TTGAACAAACATCTAGTTGCTATAGAAAGTATTCGAAGAGAACTAGAGAGAAAATGCTCGAGTAATAATGAATTAAAAAAAATGGTTGATATTAGGAATTATATCGCACACAGAAATTTTATACTGCATGATATTATTAAATTAGATGATATGGCATATCCCTATGATCCTAATAATACTCCAATCCAAAATCCAGAATATCACATGAATGTCGATGAATTTTTTAATTTAACAATAAAAGCCATGAGAAGTATTCGAAATATTATATTCTCTCTTTCATTTTATATTCAGTACAAAGAGAATACGAAAATAGAGGGTACTAATGAGTACATACCAACAATGAAATGGGCATAG
- a CDS encoding PIN domain-containing protein yields MSSRKYIVVSQIVDINRYDPHPEDSFFVDTNVWFWVASQIAGQGLPRYRGKQIKNYPDFIKKVLNVKGTLYRSELSFSELSNLIERTEYDIFKRETGIDISPKAYRHEYAHRRPGVIEEIELAWSQVEAMSVSIPVHLTSDFTHKVIERMGSHKLDAYDACMVESLHAEGIPLQIISDDADFSSVGDVTLFTANSGVLDSVNG; encoded by the coding sequence GTGAGTTCTCGAAAATATATTGTTGTGTCACAGATTGTTGACATCAACCGGTATGATCCTCACCCGGAGGACTCTTTTTTTGTCGATACGAATGTCTGGTTCTGGGTAGCATCCCAGATTGCCGGTCAGGGGCTTCCCAGGTACAGGGGAAAACAGATCAAAAACTATCCCGATTTTATTAAGAAGGTTCTGAATGTGAAGGGGACACTCTATCGTTCTGAATTATCGTTTTCTGAACTGAGCAACCTGATTGAACGAACTGAGTATGATATCTTTAAGAGGGAAACGGGAATTGATATCTCTCCGAAAGCCTATCGTCATGAGTATGCTCATCGACGTCCGGGTGTTATTGAAGAGATTGAACTAGCCTGGAGTCAGGTTGAGGCTATGTCGGTTTCGATTCCGGTTCATTTAACTTCAGATTTTACCCATAAAGTCATTGAACGAATGGGGAGTCATAAACTGGATGCATATGATGCTTGTATGGTAGAGTCGCTACATGCTGAAGGGATTCCTCTCCAGATCATTAGTGATGATGCTGATTTCTCTTCAGTCGGGGATGTTACTTTGTTTACGGCGAATAGTGGAGTTTTGGATAGTGTTAATGGTTAA